A window of Kiritimatiellia bacterium contains these coding sequences:
- the rpe gene encoding ribulose-phosphate 3-epimerase, protein MPLPIQILPSLLAADFGRIAEECRRAETAGADALHLDVMDGHFVRNISFGPEIVRVARRSCGLPLHVHLMLDRPDLYVRVFVEAGAATLLIHVEARCDVAGALREIRALGARPGLTLNPETPLELGDPYLSEGLVDEVLLMSVHPGFGGQSFLEGVLPKIAALRAARPALAISVDGGIGEATGAACARAGANLLIAGTTLFGTPDMAAAIARLRAAACAAAEGAG, encoded by the coding sequence ATGCCGCTGCCCATTCAAATTTTGCCCTCGTTGCTTGCCGCCGATTTTGGCCGCATCGCCGAGGAGTGTCGCCGCGCGGAGACGGCGGGCGCCGACGCGTTGCACCTCGATGTGATGGATGGCCATTTTGTGCGGAACATCAGCTTTGGCCCGGAGATCGTGCGGGTCGCGCGGCGAAGCTGCGGCCTGCCGCTGCACGTGCACCTGATGCTTGATCGGCCAGACCTGTATGTGCGGGTGTTCGTCGAGGCCGGTGCGGCGACGCTGTTGATCCACGTGGAGGCGCGATGTGACGTGGCCGGTGCGCTGAGAGAGATCCGCGCGCTTGGTGCGCGGCCGGGGCTGACGTTGAACCCGGAGACGCCGCTGGAGCTGGGAGATCCGTATCTCTCGGAAGGGCTGGTGGACGAGGTGCTGCTGATGAGCGTGCATCCGGGGTTCGGGGGCCAGTCCTTCCTCGAAGGGGTGCTGCCGAAGATTGCCGCGCTGCGCGCGGCGCGGCCGGCCCTGGCGATTTCGGTGGATGGTGGTATCGGTGAAGCGACCGGCGCCGCCTGCGCACGGGCGGGCGCGAACCTGCTCATCGCCGGCACGACGCTGTTTGGCACGCCGGACATGGCCGCCGCGATTGCACGGCTGCGCGCGGCGGCCTGCGCCGCGGCGGAGGGGGCCGGATGA
- the lepA gene encoding translation elongation factor 4 translates to MIVPPDQIRNFCIIAHIDHGKSTLADRMLERTGLISPREAMPQVLDAMDLERERGITIKAHPVCMPYTARDGRTYAFHLIDTPGHVDFSYEVARSIAACEGAVLVIDATQGVEAQTVANALLAMEHRLEIIPVLNKIDLPGADIAGVCRQVEDVLAIPMDEALAVSAKTGEGVDEVMEAIVRRVPPPRPGRPDTVRALVFDSAYDAYRGVVPYVRVVDGRLAVGQRIRLMSTGAEYEIKEVGQFRPRPVPAEALAAGMVGYLVATIRHPSEVRVGDTVTDALRPAPEPLPGFRQIRPMVFCGLYPVNSADYEKLRASLERYALNDSALHYQPESSSALGLGFRCGFLGLLHMEVVQERLRREFDCDLIATYPGVVYRVHRTDGVVQEVDNPALLPDPTRIERIEEPIIRARIICHNEHIGDLMQLIMDKRGQVATTESLDPRRVMLTATLPLNEVLVDFHDRLKSLSRGYASMDYELAGYAPADIVRLDILVAGEPVDAFACLVHRDKAAARGRQICRSLCEAIPRHQFAIPIQAAIGRTIIARETIRPFRKDVTAKCYGGDITRKRKLLERQKEGKKRMKQVGEVGIPQEAFVRVLKADI, encoded by the coding sequence ATGATTGTTCCTCCGGACCAAATCCGCAACTTTTGCATCATCGCGCACATTGACCACGGCAAGTCCACGCTAGCCGACCGGATGCTGGAGCGGACCGGGCTGATTTCTCCGCGCGAGGCGATGCCGCAGGTGCTCGACGCCATGGACCTGGAGCGCGAGCGCGGCATCACGATCAAAGCGCACCCCGTCTGTATGCCGTACACCGCGCGCGACGGCCGCACCTATGCGTTTCACCTGATCGACACGCCCGGCCACGTGGACTTTTCCTACGAGGTGGCGCGCAGCATCGCGGCGTGCGAGGGCGCGGTGCTGGTGATTGATGCGACGCAGGGCGTGGAAGCGCAGACCGTTGCAAACGCGCTGCTGGCGATGGAGCACCGCCTCGAGATCATCCCGGTGTTGAACAAGATTGACCTGCCCGGTGCCGACATTGCGGGCGTCTGCCGCCAGGTGGAGGACGTGCTGGCGATCCCGATGGACGAGGCGCTGGCGGTGAGCGCGAAGACCGGCGAAGGGGTGGACGAAGTGATGGAGGCGATTGTGCGCCGGGTGCCGCCGCCCCGCCCGGGCCGGCCCGACACGGTCCGCGCGCTGGTGTTCGATTCGGCGTATGACGCGTATCGCGGTGTGGTGCCATATGTGCGGGTGGTGGACGGGCGGCTGGCGGTGGGCCAGCGCATCCGCCTGATGAGCACCGGCGCGGAGTATGAGATCAAAGAGGTCGGCCAGTTCCGGCCGCGTCCGGTGCCCGCGGAGGCGCTGGCGGCCGGGATGGTCGGCTACCTCGTGGCGACGATCCGGCACCCCTCTGAGGTGCGGGTGGGCGACACTGTGACCGATGCGCTGCGGCCCGCACCCGAGCCACTGCCCGGCTTCCGGCAGATCCGACCGATGGTCTTTTGCGGCCTGTACCCGGTGAACAGCGCCGACTATGAGAAGTTGCGGGCGAGTCTCGAGCGCTACGCGCTGAACGACAGTGCGCTGCACTATCAACCCGAGTCCTCCTCGGCGCTGGGGCTCGGTTTTCGTTGCGGATTTCTGGGGCTGCTGCACATGGAGGTGGTACAGGAGCGGCTGCGACGCGAGTTCGACTGTGATCTGATCGCGACGTATCCGGGCGTTGTCTACCGCGTGCACCGCACGGACGGAGTGGTGCAGGAAGTGGACAACCCCGCGTTGCTGCCGGATCCGACCCGCATTGAGAGGATCGAGGAGCCGATCATCCGCGCGCGCATCATCTGCCACAACGAACACATTGGCGATCTGATGCAGCTGATCATGGACAAGCGCGGTCAGGTCGCGACGACCGAATCGCTCGACCCGCGCCGTGTGATGCTGACCGCAACGCTGCCGCTGAACGAGGTACTGGTGGACTTTCACGATCGGCTGAAGAGCCTGAGCCGTGGCTACGCGTCGATGGACTACGAGCTGGCGGGGTACGCGCCGGCGGACATCGTGCGGCTGGACATCTTGGTGGCGGGCGAGCCGGTGGACGCGTTTGCGTGTCTGGTGCATCGCGACAAGGCGGCCGCCCGCGGCCGGCAGATCTGCCGTTCACTGTGCGAAGCGATCCCGCGGCACCAGTTCGCGATACCGATCCAGGCGGCCATCGGCCGCACGATCATTGCGCGGGAGACGATCCGCCCCTTCCGAAAGGACGTCACCGCGAAATGCTACGGCGGCGATATCACCCGCAAGCGCAAACTTCTGGAGCGCCAAAAGGAGGGCAAAAAACGCATGAAGCAGGTCGGCGAGGTGGGCATCCCGCAGGAGGCGTTCGTGCGGGTGCTGAAGGCGGACATATGA
- the lepB gene encoding signal peptidase I, translating into MKRVGEAVGGEGRPAGVGGVLGAAMRWWQWRRLRKTAREALQHARHVRAMREDVAGAPELAGARTAEERLAAALRARRAEEVESALEELDRALRRLAPPRRWPRAREFVEIAAVAGAVAMALRCYFVQPFRIPTGSMMPTLYGVQIRDQVGRRWYDWPPLSWVGWALFGEGYVEVRARCNGYVGLAGRSPDDEYDLIPVFAEPPRRGVPALAPPVLHRARANLPRRAAEGAFVTEGELLASGRVKIGDHVFVDKVRYNFLKPRRGDIIVFDVTRVDFPGLRGDFYIKRLAGLPGEQISIHPPHLVVNGRPVESPYPFHRLLRDPRYHGYELATGPSPRRPKLADAADVLALGPEEYLPLGDNTRSSLDGRYFGPVKAADLVGPAFAVYWPLSRRWGWVR; encoded by the coding sequence ATGAAGCGCGTGGGCGAAGCCGTTGGCGGGGAGGGTCGGCCGGCGGGGGTGGGCGGAGTGTTGGGCGCCGCGATGCGGTGGTGGCAGTGGCGGAGACTGCGAAAAACCGCGCGGGAGGCGTTGCAGCACGCCCGACATGTGCGGGCGATGCGGGAGGATGTTGCCGGCGCGCCGGAGCTCGCCGGTGCGCGGACCGCGGAGGAACGGCTGGCCGCCGCGCTGCGCGCTCGCCGCGCCGAAGAGGTGGAGTCGGCGCTCGAAGAGCTCGACCGGGCGCTGCGCCGCCTTGCGCCGCCGCGCCGCTGGCCGCGCGCCCGGGAGTTCGTCGAGATTGCTGCGGTCGCCGGCGCGGTCGCCATGGCTTTGCGCTGCTACTTCGTGCAGCCGTTCCGCATTCCGACGGGTTCGATGATGCCGACCCTGTACGGTGTGCAGATCCGCGATCAGGTCGGGCGGCGCTGGTACGACTGGCCGCCGCTCTCGTGGGTCGGCTGGGCGCTGTTCGGCGAGGGCTATGTGGAGGTTCGGGCGCGCTGCAACGGCTACGTCGGGCTCGCCGGTCGCTCCCCGGACGACGAGTATGACCTGATCCCCGTGTTCGCGGAGCCGCCCCGACGTGGCGTTCCTGCGCTAGCTCCGCCGGTGCTCCATCGCGCCCGCGCGAACCTGCCGCGTCGCGCCGCGGAGGGTGCGTTTGTCACCGAGGGTGAGCTGCTGGCGTCCGGCCGGGTGAAAATCGGCGACCACGTGTTCGTGGACAAGGTCCGCTACAACTTTCTGAAGCCGCGCCGTGGCGACATCATCGTGTTCGATGTCACACGCGTGGATTTTCCCGGCCTGCGCGGCGATTTCTACATCAAGCGGCTCGCCGGCCTGCCGGGCGAACAGATTTCGATTCACCCCCCTCATCTGGTGGTCAACGGCCGGCCGGTGGAGTCGCCGTATCCGTTCCACCGGCTGTTGCGCGATCCGCGCTATCACGGCTACGAGCTGGCGACGGGGCCCTCGCCCCGCCGTCCGAAGCTCGCCGATGCGGCCGACGTGCTGGCGCTGGGCCCCGAGGAGTATCTGCCGCTGGGCGACAACACGCGGTCGAGTTTGGACGGTCGCTACTTTGGCCCGGTGAAAGCGGCCGACCTGGTGGGACCCGCGTTTGCGGTGTACTGGCCGCTGTCCCGACGCTGGGGATGGGTGCGATGA
- a CDS encoding KpsF/GutQ family sugar-phosphate isomerase, whose translation MNRRRRNAARSRSRGAPDHAAVARRVLEVEISELRRVQRDLGRSFNRVVELLLGRLAQGGKMVWTGVGKNLPIAQKIAATLTSTGAPSVVMHPSDAMHGDLGVIQPMDAVIAMSYSGASDELLQLVPALRRLGPPIVAFTADERSPLARLCDAVLRVRVRREACPFNLAPTASTTAMLAVGDALAITLLQARGFGREDYAKLHPAGAIGRALLLRVRDIMRTGSRLATVDVTARVSDAVLAMTRARAGSVAVVDDRGRLAGIFTDGDLRRQMAAGIHPGERPISEVMTRDPVCVEADRLAVDVLRAFREHAIDDLVVVDREGRVVGMVDLQDLPRLKLL comes from the coding sequence ATGAACAGAAGACGGCGGAACGCGGCGCGCTCGCGGTCGCGCGGCGCGCCGGACCATGCGGCGGTCGCCCGGCGGGTGCTCGAGGTGGAGATCTCGGAACTGCGACGGGTGCAGCGGGACCTCGGCCGCAGCTTCAACCGTGTGGTCGAGCTGCTGCTGGGGCGTCTGGCGCAGGGGGGGAAGATGGTGTGGACCGGTGTGGGCAAAAACCTGCCGATCGCACAGAAGATCGCCGCGACGCTCACCAGCACCGGCGCCCCCTCAGTGGTGATGCATCCCTCGGACGCCATGCACGGCGATCTGGGGGTCATCCAGCCTATGGACGCGGTGATCGCGATGAGCTACAGCGGCGCATCGGACGAGCTGTTGCAGCTGGTTCCCGCGCTACGGCGCCTCGGACCACCGATCGTGGCGTTCACGGCCGATGAGCGCAGCCCGCTGGCGCGGTTGTGCGATGCGGTGCTTCGCGTGCGCGTGCGTCGCGAGGCCTGCCCGTTCAATCTCGCGCCCACCGCCAGCACCACCGCGATGCTCGCGGTGGGCGACGCACTTGCGATCACGCTGCTGCAGGCGCGGGGGTTCGGCCGGGAGGACTACGCGAAGCTTCATCCCGCCGGTGCGATCGGCCGGGCGCTGCTGCTGCGGGTGCGCGACATCATGCGCACCGGTTCACGTCTGGCGACGGTGGATGTGACGGCGCGGGTGAGCGACGCGGTGCTCGCGATGACGCGCGCCCGCGCCGGATCGGTCGCCGTCGTGGATGACCGGGGCCGTCTGGCCGGCATTTTCACCGATGGCGATCTGCGCCGGCAGATGGCCGCGGGCATCCATCCGGGTGAGCGGCCGATCTCGGAGGTCATGACGCGGGATCCGGTGTGCGTGGAGGCCGACCGGCTGGCGGTCGATGTGCTGAGAGCCTTTCGCGAACACGCGATTGACGATCTTGTCGTAGTGGATCGCGAAGGGCGGGTCGTCGGTATGGTGGACTTGCAGGACCTGCCGCGGTTGAAGCTGCTATAG
- a CDS encoding PEGA domain-containing protein — translation MQLRRMFAAWLAAAGAALGADPWRVAVLEFENQTGARSEPALGGAVDPAALAAKGVSALGRLWANRPGFVLVDRRDLLAQMTNARPSDPTPAPIRIAQAVNADLLLRGSLQALSVGKTAIRQGGHQVDMATVTLRVGLEALDATDGAVIASAVGSASRQVRQTENLQTVLGEAELLTMLDEALAAAAPEMEKVLAQRRAEVAERPTVRVSIRTSADPALVELDGMLIGTTPIENFRVAKGDHVLTIGRAGYRDIRKRILFDRDLQIEVPMIRTELTAEELKDVLDKARVHAVIGEPGLTILPLQ, via the coding sequence ATGCAACTCCGGAGGATGTTCGCAGCGTGGCTGGCGGCCGCCGGGGCGGCGCTGGGCGCCGACCCCTGGCGCGTCGCAGTCCTTGAGTTTGAGAATCAGACCGGCGCGCGGAGCGAACCGGCGCTGGGTGGCGCGGTCGATCCGGCGGCGCTGGCCGCGAAGGGAGTGTCCGCACTCGGCCGTTTGTGGGCAAACCGGCCCGGTTTTGTGCTGGTGGATCGCCGAGACCTCCTCGCGCAGATGACGAATGCCCGACCATCGGACCCGACCCCCGCGCCGATCCGGATCGCTCAGGCGGTGAATGCGGACCTATTGCTGCGGGGCTCGCTGCAGGCGCTGTCGGTTGGCAAGACCGCGATCCGTCAGGGCGGTCACCAGGTGGATATGGCGACGGTCACATTGCGCGTCGGGCTCGAAGCGCTGGACGCGACGGACGGCGCCGTGATCGCGTCCGCGGTCGGCAGCGCCAGTCGACAGGTCCGCCAAACGGAAAACCTTCAGACTGTGCTGGGCGAGGCGGAGCTGCTGACGATGCTCGATGAAGCGCTGGCGGCCGCTGCCCCGGAGATGGAGAAGGTGCTCGCGCAGCGCCGCGCCGAAGTCGCGGAACGCCCGACTGTGCGGGTCAGCATCCGCACGAGCGCGGACCCCGCGCTGGTGGAGCTCGACGGCATGCTGATTGGCACCACGCCGATCGAAAACTTCCGCGTGGCGAAGGGCGACCACGTGCTGACCATCGGCCGTGCGGGCTACCGGGACATTCGCAAGCGCATCTTGTTCGACCGCGACCTGCAGATTGAGGTGCCGATGATCCGCACCGAACTCACCGCCGAGGAGCTGAAGGACGTCCTCGACAAGGCTCGCGTACATGCGGTGATCGGAGAACCGGGCCTGACCATTCTGCCGCTGCAGTGA
- a CDS encoding dienelactone hydrolase family protein: MPGRARWRLGFVLISLNAPAPWCALSEPTAGLRMDPLDEQALRWQAVTAAVRGVLVRPVGRGPFPGIVVSHGLGGSAASFGLAKAREFARWGMVAVAPDYTHARAEDGPGGPSADRTTFGASAENVRRARFCVELLRRHPDVDTHRLVAYGHSMGGFVTIALAAEEPLNAAVITASGIAPREGFPAPAPTVARRIRCPMLMLHGADDRVVRPEQSEALKRLLDEAGVRNQRIVWPSAGHDLDRTHAAELASTVRAWLQDHGLLPTSPRAAPAAPPAPTDAPLWR; the protein is encoded by the coding sequence ATGCCCGGCAGAGCGCGGTGGCGGTTGGGTTTTGTGTTGATCTCGCTGAACGCCCCGGCGCCCTGGTGCGCCCTCAGCGAGCCGACTGCGGGTCTGCGAATGGACCCGCTCGACGAGCAGGCGCTCCGGTGGCAGGCCGTGACGGCCGCGGTCCGAGGAGTGCTGGTGAGGCCCGTCGGCCGGGGGCCGTTTCCCGGCATCGTGGTCAGTCACGGTCTCGGGGGCAGCGCCGCATCATTTGGACTCGCCAAAGCACGCGAGTTCGCCCGCTGGGGAATGGTCGCGGTCGCACCCGACTACACCCACGCTCGCGCGGAAGACGGCCCCGGCGGTCCATCCGCCGACCGCACCACCTTCGGGGCGAGTGCCGAGAACGTGCGACGCGCCCGCTTCTGCGTCGAGCTGCTGCGCCGTCATCCGGACGTCGACACACACCGACTCGTCGCCTACGGACACAGTATGGGTGGCTTCGTGACCATCGCGCTGGCGGCAGAGGAGCCGCTGAACGCGGCCGTGATCACCGCCAGCGGCATCGCACCGCGGGAGGGGTTTCCCGCCCCCGCGCCAACGGTCGCGCGGCGTATCCGCTGTCCGATGCTAATGCTGCACGGAGCGGACGATCGGGTCGTGCGCCCTGAGCAGTCCGAAGCGCTGAAACGTCTGCTGGACGAGGCCGGTGTGCGCAATCAACGAATCGTCTGGCCGAGTGCCGGCCACGATCTGGACCGTACCCATGCAGCCGAGCTCGCCTCTACGGTCCGCGCATGGTTGCAGGACCACGGACTTCTGCCAACATCGCCGCGGGCGGCCCCAGCGGCTCCCCCCGCGCCTACCGATGCGCCGTTGTGGCGCTGA